aagaaaaaaaatttttctatgggtaattataagtgttacataaggtgaagaatgtctttggtaggagtaaatcatagggttagaattcttgaagtaatgaaactagtattcaagataagactaagaaataaaaagaaagttaaagttgatgatgggatagacatctttgaaggaaaaggtgtaaggatgagataggactaaaattaaggaataagtacaaagagttgaaatgataccaacaataccaaaaataggaaaagggaagtggataagatgcaaaggacagaagagagctcgatagagtcgcttataatgatgaggataaggagtgtctaaccaccgccctgtgttaacactacctatgagcggtgaaggatacactgtcttgtgacgcctcgagttggcctagggtgtgttttgatgcggaatggaaaagtagtggcttatgcttcaaggcactgaagaggcatgagcgtaactatcccacccatgatttggaaatggcggtgtagtctttgcattaaaaatctggagacactacctgtatggtgaagtgtgtgagatatacaccgaccataagagtttgaagtacatcttccaacagagggatttaaacttgagacagaggagatggatggagcttctggaagactataattgccccatccagtaccacctggaaggccaatgtagtagcagatgctttaagcgtaaaatcttccgcgctttggcgcacatttcagcagagaagagatcgttgattcagaggtacatgagttgatggatcaaggtttaatcctagatctttcagataaggtattgttggctcacttttctgaggccggacttgagggacagagttagagtttcccaaagacagagaccaacaattgatgaagattatagaaagagtacaaagaaggtgaaggtggtgagttcggatttgccactgatcgcgccctagtgcaaggttctaggatatgtgtgcccgatgtggacaacctcaggaatgaaatcatgcgagaggcacactacacactgtacagtgtccacccaggttccaccaagatgtaccatgatgtgaaagatagctattggtggaatggcatgaagagagacatagcagactttgtgtccaagtgcttgacttgtcgaaggtgaagtttgaacactagagaccGTCAGTGGAAGCCGCAAGAGCTCCTTATCccgtaatggaagtgggaaatgatcactatggattttgtgatcaaggttgcctcgcatcacgcgaggatatgattcgatatgggtagttgtagaccgcttgaccaaatcaccaCTTACTCAGAAAGACTACATACTACGTGGCACaagatgcccggctctacattcgagaaatagtcgattgcatggagttccgcccataatatccgatgagggcccaagttcacttctcgattttggagaaagttgcagaggcacttggcacgcagttgaactttagtactgctttccaacctcagacagacggacagtccgaaaggacaatccaaacacgggaagacatgcttcgcatgagtgttttggattttggaggtcaatgggatgatcactagctttggtggagtttgcctacaacaacagcttatcactccaaagataggaatggcaccctatgaggcactatatggaagaaagtgtaggtctctctgtgttggacagaaatggggaagcgaaggtgcatgatgtaaaccTAGTGCAAGATActtgagatagttcctttaatcgagaacgatcaaaacaaattttcaagaggcgtaagagttatgcgagATCCCGACGTAGGGATGTGTAGTTTGCAGTGGGAGACTATGTATTCATGAACGTTTCTCCAAAGAATGGAGTGATCAGATtttgaaagaagggcaagttggcacctcggtatattggacctttgaggttactgatagagttggagcagttgcctaccggttgagctaccacccaacctctctcacgctcatcccgtgtttcacatctccatactcagaaatacattcccgatccttctcatgtaccgcaaatgatgtgatagagctaaaagagaacttgacatttgaggagcagcctgtagccatagtggactaccaagtgagacagctgagatcaaaacagatccctatggttaaggttttgtggaggagtcgatggtggaagagtgcactggagttAGAACGGACATGCGTAGAAAGTACCcctatttgttcaatgtataatcatgtgctttattctgccttgtgtaaaattcgaggacgaattttctgtaaggggggaagaatgtaacacccctgattttttatatattattattgggcttcgtgtaggtatcctcaattcgcggaaattcgacagttgtccggatctgtgaatttccggccagacagacccgttaccgaaaaagtctccgaattggatcgaggttttggctaccccaccattgtcaggcatcccgagcgcgttcccgaagtcggaatcggcaaaggtaaacccgaaccttgctttttcataattttctagtgcttaaataggattaaaaatccataaaatattcgtggtagcttagaaaattacgattctttttgcaatagcttagtaatatttctaaggaccgcggggcagagttttataatttttagagcttatttgagcagattGTGcataaatgatcaattataaggacgtATTTGAACTTTTACATATTGGGACGAATGATTgctttgatgggcgggaggggctgtgtgatgtgattgagttgtggatatatggtttgtggatatagaagtgtgttttgagccattttgcaggttgggtaggtcctaggtatagggagactcacggattttctgcaCTTAGGacatattgggtcttttcttgatttgtattgagtcatttgtattaaataattgtaatataattgtcgtgagtggatgaccttcttcctccgcccaccgccacagtgattgccaaGTCAagtcgtgagtaaaatattaattttaattgtaatttcgatattattataagtaagcatgcccatgcatcacttatatgcatataattatgtagttaaactctatgcaCGATGTATCttgcattgataactgtaaaAGTGCCAGGAATgatgttgcggtaatttggagcgcagcgtgcgttggcgtgcgtgtgatgtggtgtggactatggataggacgggtagtcacggcttgagttcttattgggacccgatccttcgaggggtagtcacggcttgagttctttctttgggaccctcgatttggttattaagtggaagtccgaaatgagttcttcacggcaccagttggatttaagagagtcagataggatcagctcccatatattatgattgatgttacagggtgcgtgagtgctccaaatttacctttttgatgttatgatgtgaaaatgttgttgatgttgcatttcactctacatggtacattagttttagatagttatagagattatggttaaaattgatattttactctctgagtcgaacgctcactcctgttcaaaaatttttacagccacggaggatattttattcaggttaactcgcttttctaCTGCAGTTGTTTATCAATAATTGTGTAATTTAATTTACTACAAGAATTtcagcatgtgttagaagtatttattgattatggacagtaatattattatcatgatgGACAcagaacgtataatgatatgcatgtttgatggattggatgagggagctgagctcccatttattattatgaggatatgagtatgtggagggtgagctgagctccccaattgagtatttattgtgtttacaggtcgagtgagtcgaaaactccccgttggaaagtccattttatggccggactctgtccgtttgttttcttgatactgggcccaaatgggccttagagttgggttaatgaacagttaggcttactacgggcctcgggggctttaggctggcccaggtcctagtgccggtccggcccataggttgggtcgtgacattttctTTGACAAATTTAATAACATAATTGAAGAGTATGCTTTTAGAAAATACAGAAATATTTTAATTGAGTTTTaaaaaaatagacactaaatagcTAACTAATTTTAACAACACGCAATAACCTGAcaataatttactttttttttttaatttttcacaattttgaTTCTCCTAAactttcctttattttttcatttCCATCATACTACAATttgatttattttggatttggttactcaaattttgatattgacaaaaaaaaatgatttaacttttaaaaaaaataaaaatttacaaatatatttacactaattttgatttctcaaaaTCTAAATTCAATCCAATAATTTTAAATCGGTGAAAATAAGTTCTCATGATTGGATTATCTATTGATTTATTTCTTATTAGTTATACACAAGATTTCAACGATAAACAACTTAACTAACATTATAAACCAATCCATATAAAACACATTAACAAACATATCTCTTAATATAAGAGCAgatcaagaatttaaattttaataattttattctgATTAAgaactttaaaataataaaaatatatattaaatacagAATGCGTATACTTTTTActctcagaaaaaaaaaattataggcaTATATCTTCCACAAGTTAAATGAATTCAATATGTCTATTATAGTAAATGATTATATTTGCTTAATTTATGAATTGGAAAATGAAATTATTCAAGACGAAGATAACGATGTATATTATCGTATTAAAAAAGATGATAATAATAAAGTGGCTAACTTGTATAGATTTGATAttgatcttttatatatatataccctaaaaatttaaatcttaaaattttaaatccaaatcctaaaaatttaaattctaaaccataaaaatcaaaattttaaaaatataaatcttAAAATTCTAAACTCTAAACCCTAAAGTTTAAATtctaaaattctaaaattaagtttAGATTTTTAGAATTTAGATTTTTAGGGTTTAAATTTTAGAATTTAGATTTTTAAGGTTTAAGGTTTATAATTTAAGGTTTAAAATTTAGAGTTTATATAGTTCAGATTTTAGAATTTTAGGTTTTTagagtttaaaatttaaatttttagaattttaagtttagagttttagaaattaaaattttaggattaaTTGAGGCATGTTATTATTGGGTCAAGTAGCATTACTCACAATATTGTGAAGTTGACAATGATGATGATGTCGAGCATTTATAATTGATAGATGATGAtaggatttttcttttttttttttttattaatacgaaataacaagtaaaaataaagataaaagtaAGAGCAAACGATACATGCTAAAGAATCAAATAATCAACGAATTTTCCAATGACATAATGATACATTCTCAATTATTGTATGTTGAAAGTATGTTATAATATTTCTAATAGATGTTCCACAATTTGTTTTAAGTTCTTACAGATTCagtcattattttatttttttttttatataaataaggaATTAAGAATCACTTAATtgagcaatagaaacataattttatattattattagtcattaatttttattataaaaatatatattaattagttttttgtaatttaatttcattaatgaaataatttatacattcaaatgCCATATATTGCGGATGAGCTTTTTTCAAGATGGATGAGGATGGAGGGTCTAATAATGGTGTATACTCAAATGGGAGAAACTTAAACATGAAGATGTGGCTGAAGCTGCAATTTATCTAGCCATCAGTGATGAATCCAAGTACATGAATGGGCATAATTTAGCTTTAGATGGAGGTTTTACCACCACTAATCCTGCTTTTGACTTGTTATCACACTCTATATAAGATCCTAAATGATATAATTAAGCAGGATTAATGTTTATCTGCATTAAAAAATCATGACTTGTTATCTCTTTTGTAGAAAGACTACAAAAAGAAAAGCAGGCAAATTATAGTAGAAGTTATTTGGAACCCAAAAGAAAGAAACGTCGAGAACTACGCACCTGAGTCAGGATCTTTAAGACGAACAGTCACTTCCTCTCTTGGATCACAATCTCTACCAATAACAGAAATACAGGAGCTCCGGTTGCCATTTTTTGCTGCAATTTCGTGCGGGAGAAATGGGCGTACCCTTACAATCACTCTTACGAGAGTGCAAGTTTTGTGAGATCTTCGTGTGTTCAGGGAACCTCTTTGGATTTCCATTGAAAGAGAAGCTTTCAATTGAGAGATATGCAGTGAAAATTTGGAATCTAGAAGTTAGAAGAAAAGTGAAGAGGAGAAATTGAAGGCTGTTTTGGATCAAGAATCAGAGACAGAAGTGGAAACGCATATGATCATTGGGAGAGATGGGGTTCTGGTTTTAAACTTGAACCAGCCACGTAGATTGCCTTATTTGAGCTTTAATTTGAATTTCCGCTGCACACAGGGCCCAGTATGGGTATTTTTTACCCTCGGTTCATTTTAGaggaatatattttttaatattcaaaaagttaattaatgaaaatattttattaatgtgagataaaatattttaaaaattaatttcccAGTATTTGAGCGTAtacattatatttttatttgtaatAGCTGACTAGATAACGCTTGCGTTAAGCCAAAATCATATTTGAGCCATATAGAAAAATCAAactgtttaattattttataattttattctaaaattttaattttggttttGGTATGATAATGTTAGACCATTTGATGTGATTATaaccaaaatttaaaattaaatttacaatTAGATACAAAAATTGAATATTTGGAGTAATTtgcattataattaaatattttaattttgaattacaaatttaaaattataatcaaaacttaaaattgattcagaaaaatttaaattttactgactaaattttaaactttattaTCTAAATTCATAAAAATCAAtccatatatattttaattgagttgattttattattttgattgacattgtcataatttttaaaacaattaattagtttaattaccaaattacaAATTCTTTTTAGGACATTtggttattataattataaattttatggataatatttaaactttcctaaattaattTTAGGCTTTGACTGTAATTGAAAgattgtaattaattttattcaaaattgaAAGATTTTACTATAATTGCAAATTACATTTAGCCTTTTACATCCAattgtaaattttcttttaaattttgtgtATAATTACACTTAATGTCAAATTTtaggatattaaaattaaaattgaaactaAGATAAAATTGCAAAATAGCAAAAAgatttagtgtttttttttttatccaattgccctaaatttaaaaaatctaatttaagtgTAGTTGGTTcgctaaataaaaataaaaatatttttaaaattaaaataattaaaaaatatatttataaatatttcataaataatatttCAAAGAGTTAATTATTAAGAATCTGTTTCAATGTTTTACTTTTAGGGCAtgttagaaaaagaaaaaaaaaagtgaaattgtacaaaaaaaaatcccataaaaaaaaaaattattatctttCTTATAACTCTAAAGTTTGAATTCTTAACCTTGCAAGTAAAGTTTGCTTATGGATCATGATGTTAGATTATATTAGTGATAATttttaaatggagtgattcacattcatcaattaacacttaAAGTAGCAAAATATTGGCATTGGATCGGGACTTGATCCGCTTTTTATCCTAAATACTCTCTGCAGTTGGAATGCGTCAGTGAATCAACAAGCAGATACCTTGTCTGTATGTGTAACAAATTTCAGAGACTTGTTTGGATGAGCTCAAACTCATATAAGATTCAAGGGTCAATACTATAAACTATAATCAATCTTCTTTAAACATCTGTTACACTAATATTCTTCTATTGATCACTTAAAAAGTTAAGGCACATTTCACATGAGCCTGATTCTGATCCCAAAATCTGTTCTGTAGCTGAATAATTCCATTATTTTCCGTCATTTTTATATTCTGCAGGGCAACTATGGTGATTAGTGATACTAATGGGCTCAAGAAGAGAGGATGTATGTGCAGAAAAGAAGATTTCTTGCCAGAAGAGTCATTCCAGAGCTGGAAAAACTATGTTCAGGCATTGTCCAACATAAAAACAAGGCTCAAGGATCGCTTTCTGGCGCGATCTATGGATAGTTTTGAGCTGCAGGAATTGCGTGGTTGTAGTGGGCATGAGATGAAGACGACCCTGAATTGGTGGGATATGATTTGGTTTGGTGTAGGAACAGTTTTGGGCGCAGGAATTTTTGTCCTTACAGGTGAAGCTGCTAGAAATGATGCTGGTCCTGCAGTCGTAGTTTCATACTTAATTTCAGGTATATCTGCAATGCTATCAGTCTTATGTTACAGTGAATTTGCTGTCGAATTACCGGTAGCAGGCGGATCATTTTCCTATCTTAGAGTGGAGCTTGGTGACTTTGTAGCTTATATAGCTGCAGGAAATATTTTGTTCGAGTACATTGTTTCTGGTGCTGGTGTGGCAAGGTCTTGGACTTCCTATTTTGCCACCCTTTGCAATCATGACCCCAACAGATTTCGCATACATGCCTCATCTCTTGCTGAAAACTTCAACTACTTAGATCCAATTGCTGTTGTGGTGTCGATTATTGTTTGCGTTTTTTCATGCCGGAGTACAAAAGGATCATCAAGATTCAATTCAATAGCTGCAGTGATCCACATTGTAGTCTTGGTTTTCATTTTTATCATGGGTCTTACGAAGGCCAACCCTGCCAATTTTGCAAACTTTGCTCCATTTGGTATCCGTGGAATTCTGAAAGGTTCAGCCATGCTCTTCTTTGCTTATGTAGGATTTGATGGAGTAGCAACTTTAGGTGAGGAGGTTAAAAACCCTGGCAGAGATATCCCAATAGGACTCATTGGTTCCATGTCGATTGTTGTAGTATTTTACTGTCTTCTTTCAGCAACCCTGATACTTATGCAGCCTTACACCCAAATTGATGTTAATGCACCATTCACCCTGGCATTTCAAGCTGCGGGAATGAATTGGGCAAAATATATTGTTGCTTTTGGTGCTTTAAAAGGGATGACAACAGTTTTACTAGGTAACATCATTGGCCAAGCTCGATACTTTACTCACATCGGCCGAACCCACATGGCACCTCCCATACTTTCCGCCATCAATGAAAAAACCGGCACACCAGTGAATGCAACAGTTGTCATGACTGTTGCAAACTCCATTGTTGCTTTCTTCACAAGCCTTGATATTCTGTCAAACCTTCTCTCGATAGCCACCCTTTTCATCTTTTCCCTTGTAGCCCTTGCACTGTTAGTGAGACGATACTATGTTACCGGAGAGACATTGGATTCCGATAGAAAGAAGCTCAccgcattattggtgctgatcgTAGGATCTTCAATCGGTTTAGCTGTTTACTGGGCAGTTGCCAAAGATGGGTGGATTGGTTATGCAGTAACCGTACCAATCTGGTTTTTATCCACACTTGGGCTACAACTGACATTGAAGCAAGCAAGGAAGCCTAAACTATGGGGAATGCCATTGGTACCTTGGTTGCCATCTGCCTCCATTGCTATGAACATGTTTATTATGGGATCCATTGATAGGGAATCATTCATTAGATTTGCAGCCTGGACAGCAATATTGCTTGTCTATTATCTGTTTGTGGCATTACATGCTTCATATGATGCAGCCAAGGAGATGCAAAGAAAAGCTAATGCAACAAATAACCTTGAAGCAGAGATTATCACACAAGAAAACTTCTGAATGAGAAACTACTGTGaaaacttttttattttctttggttTTCTTTAGTGTTCTGTATACAAAGATTAGACCTTTTCTGCCACCCTCCTCCCCCAATTGAACAAATTGGAAAGGTTTAAGCAACTAACGAAACATGAATAAAGGTTGGAGGCCAAACATTTCTCAGACAACTCAGTATCATCATTGATATACTAATATACAGATTTTTGACACCTCCAGCCTTTCCAGCACTGCACAACATATATTGCAAACAATTAAAATCACCAAAAATAATGACAAGCAAAATAGAGGAGCTAAATGTAGGAGTAAGAGTTGACTAATTGAACTAAGAACCTACAAATGTATATATTTTGCTAAACAGTTCACTTTACATTACTTTACCATAGCTATGTCCCTATTTTGAGGAGAGAATTGAGAGATGTATTACTGAATCGTTGAGCAAAGCCTCGAATCACAAGGACAACAACATCCCGCTGATGCCTGGAGTGGACCATTAGATCTACTTCATTTTCACTGTCCACGACAATCCTAAGCCGACGTTGGTAGTTCTGGAAAAGCTCAACCTAGCACAATGTTGACAATCAGATTTTCTGTACATTAGGAGCATAGGAAAAACAAAATAAGAAGCATGATGCTTCAATCGTCATGATTGTGAAGAACTTTTTGCAAGGTTATCAGAAACATATTTAGTGAACCTGAAAAACTCTTAACCCCAATTAACAAACAGGATTAAATAAAACTATCAAAGTTCAGTCAGAAACTTACGTGAAAGGGAGGAGCATGACTTCCACGAATTTCAGTGGTAGGAAAAGAAGTCTTAGAACCCAGCTTTGCTACCTTGATCCTTTTCCTATTAACTTCTAGAATTCTTCTTTCAAGATTCCCCTCTCCTGGAACCTTCAAATTGACAATAACAATGACAAGCTATATCCTCTAGCTaacattccaaaaattaaacatataaaattgcAAATGTGGAGAGAGAGGCAACCTTTTTGGAAGAATTAGGGGTGAGTAAATTTCGGTTCAAACCAAACCGAACTAATTCAGTTCaattggttcggttttaaaattta
Above is a genomic segment from Hevea brasiliensis isolate MT/VB/25A 57/8 chromosome 17, ASM3005281v1, whole genome shotgun sequence containing:
- the LOC110642246 gene encoding cationic amino acid transporter 1-like, whose translation is MVISDTNGLKKRGCMCRKEDFLPEESFQSWKNYVQALSNIKTRLKDRFLARSMDSFELQELRGCSGHEMKTTLNWWDMIWFGVGTVLGAGIFVLTGEAARNDAGPAVVVSYLISGISAMLSVLCYSEFAVELPVAGGSFSYLRVELGDFVAYIAAGNILFEYIVSGAGVARSWTSYFATLCNHDPNRFRIHASSLAENFNYLDPIAVVVSIIVCVFSCRSTKGSSRFNSIAAVIHIVVLVFIFIMGLTKANPANFANFAPFGIRGILKGSAMLFFAYVGFDGVATLGEEVKNPGRDIPIGLIGSMSIVVVFYCLLSATLILMQPYTQIDVNAPFTLAFQAAGMNWAKYIVAFGALKGMTTVLLGNIIGQARYFTHIGRTHMAPPILSAINEKTGTPVNATVVMTVANSIVAFFTSLDILSNLLSIATLFIFSLVALALLVRRYYVTGETLDSDRKKLTALLVLIVGSSIGLAVYWAVAKDGWIGYAVTVPIWFLSTLGLQLTLKQARKPKLWGMPLVPWLPSASIAMNMFIMGSIDRESFIRFAAWTAILLVYYLFVALHASYDAAKEMQRKANATNNLEAEIITQENF